From Streptomyces sp. NBC_00775, one genomic window encodes:
- the meaB gene encoding methylmalonyl Co-A mutase-associated GTPase MeaB encodes MQDVSSLVAQAREGRPRAVARLISLVEGAAPQLREVMAALAPLAGNAYVVGLTGSPGVGKSTSTSALVTAYRRQGKRVGVLAVDPSSPFSGGALLGDRVRMSEHASDPGVYIRSMATRGHLGGLAWAAPQAIRVLDAAGCDVVLVETVGVGQSEVEIASQADTSVVLLAPGMGDGIQAAKAGILEIGDVYVVNKADRDGADATARELNHMLGLGESRGPGDWRPPIVKTVAARGEGIDEVVEALEKHRAWMEEHGVLHERRLARASHEVETIAVTALRQRIGDLHGDRRLSALAERIVAGETDPYRAADTLVEGLTEG; translated from the coding sequence ATGCAGGACGTCTCCTCGCTGGTGGCCCAGGCCAGGGAAGGACGGCCGCGGGCCGTGGCCCGGCTGATCTCCCTGGTGGAGGGCGCGGCACCGCAGCTCCGTGAGGTCATGGCGGCGCTGGCACCGCTGGCCGGCAACGCGTACGTGGTCGGGCTCACCGGCTCCCCGGGTGTCGGCAAGTCGACCTCGACGTCGGCACTGGTGACGGCGTACCGGCGGCAGGGCAAGCGGGTCGGGGTGCTGGCCGTCGACCCGTCCTCGCCGTTCTCCGGGGGCGCCCTGCTCGGCGACCGCGTGCGGATGTCCGAGCACGCGTCGGATCCGGGGGTGTACATCCGCTCGATGGCCACCCGGGGACACCTGGGCGGCCTCGCGTGGGCGGCTCCCCAGGCGATCCGGGTCCTGGACGCGGCCGGCTGTGATGTCGTCCTGGTGGAGACGGTCGGTGTCGGCCAGTCCGAGGTCGAGATCGCCTCCCAGGCGGACACGTCCGTCGTCCTCCTCGCCCCCGGCATGGGCGACGGCATCCAGGCGGCCAAGGCCGGAATCCTGGAGATCGGCGACGTGTACGTCGTCAACAAGGCGGACCGGGACGGCGCCGACGCGACCGCCCGTGAGCTGAACCACATGCTCGGCCTCGGCGAATCCCGTGGCCCCGGCGACTGGCGGCCGCCGATCGTCAAGACGGTCGCCGCGCGGGGCGAGGGGATCGACGAGGTGGTCGAGGCGCTGGAGAAGCACCGGGCGTGGATGGAGGAGCACGGGGTGCTTCACGAGCGGCGTCTTGCCCGGGCGTCCCATGAGGTCGAGACGATCGCGGTCACCGCGCTGCGGCAGCGGATCGGTGACCTGCACGGGGATCGGCGGCTCAGTGCGCTGGCGGAACGGATCGTGGCGGGCGAGACGGATCCGTACCGCGCCGCGGACACCCTGGTGGAGGGCCTGACGGAGGGCTGA
- a CDS encoding acetyl-CoA C-acetyltransferase: protein MSGTNSSTSVIVAGARTPMGRLLGSLKSFSGADLGGFAIKAALDRAGIGGDQVQYVIMGQVLQAGAGQIPARQAAVKAGIPMSVPALTINKVCLSGLDAIALADQLIRAGEFDVVVAGGQESMTNAPHLLPKSREGYKYGAIEMLDAMAYDGLTDAFENIAMGESTEKHNSRLGIQRPEQDEIAALSHQRAAAAQKNGIFEAEITPIEIPQRKGEPVVFSKDEGIRGETTTESLGKLRPAFTRDGTITAGTASQISDGAAAVVVMSKTKALELGLEWIAEIGAHGNVAGPDNSLQSQPSNAILHALKKEGLDVSDLDLIEINEAFAAVAVQSMKDLGVSTEKVNVNGGAIALGHPIGMSGARLVLHLALELKRRGGGVGAAALCGGGGQGDALIVRVPKA, encoded by the coding sequence ATGTCTGGAACGAACAGCAGTACCTCGGTGATCGTCGCGGGCGCCCGAACGCCCATGGGACGTTTGCTGGGTTCGCTGAAGTCCTTCTCCGGAGCCGACCTCGGCGGCTTCGCGATCAAGGCCGCCCTCGACCGTGCGGGCATCGGTGGCGACCAGGTGCAGTACGTGATCATGGGCCAGGTGCTCCAGGCCGGGGCAGGGCAGATCCCGGCACGCCAGGCCGCGGTCAAGGCGGGCATCCCGATGAGCGTCCCGGCACTCACCATCAACAAGGTGTGTCTGTCGGGCCTGGACGCCATCGCACTCGCGGACCAGCTGATCCGCGCGGGCGAGTTCGACGTCGTGGTCGCGGGCGGCCAGGAGTCGATGACGAACGCGCCGCATCTGCTCCCCAAGTCCCGTGAGGGCTACAAGTACGGGGCGATCGAGATGCTCGACGCCATGGCGTACGACGGTCTGACGGACGCCTTCGAGAACATCGCCATGGGCGAGTCGACGGAGAAGCACAACAGCCGGCTGGGGATCCAGCGGCCCGAGCAGGACGAGATCGCGGCCCTGTCCCACCAGCGTGCGGCCGCCGCGCAGAAGAACGGCATCTTCGAGGCGGAGATCACTCCCATCGAGATTCCGCAGCGCAAGGGCGAGCCCGTCGTCTTCAGCAAGGACGAGGGCATCCGCGGCGAGACCACGACCGAGTCGCTCGGCAAGCTGCGCCCCGCCTTCACCCGCGACGGCACGATCACGGCCGGTACGGCGTCGCAGATCTCGGACGGCGCCGCCGCCGTGGTCGTGATGAGCAAGACCAAGGCGCTGGAGCTGGGCCTGGAGTGGATCGCCGAGATCGGCGCGCACGGGAACGTGGCGGGGCCGGACAACTCCCTCCAGTCGCAGCCGTCCAACGCGATCCTCCACGCGCTCAAGAAGGAGGGCCTGGACGTCTCGGACCTCGACCTCATCGAGATCAACGAGGCCTTCGCGGCGGTCGCGGTCCAGTCAATGAAGGACCTCGGGGTGTCCACGGAAAAGGTGAACGTCAACGGCGGCGCCATTGCCCTGGGTCACCCGATCGGTATGTCGGGCGCCCGGCTCGTGCTGCACCTCGCCCTCGAACTGAAGCGCCGCGGCGGCGGCGTGGGCGCGGCCGCACTGTGCGGTGGCGGCGGACAGGGTGACGCGCTGATCGTGCGGGTACCGAAGGCCTGA
- the mce gene encoding methylmalonyl-CoA epimerase, with protein MLTRIDHIGIACFDLDKTVEFYRATYGFEVFHSEVNEEQGVREAMLKINETSDGGASYLQLLEPTREDSTVAKWLAKNGEGVHHIAFGTADVDADAADIKDKGVRVLYDEPRIGSMGSRITFLHPKDCHGVLTELVTSATVESPEH; from the coding sequence ATGCTGACGCGAATCGACCACATTGGGATCGCCTGTTTCGACCTCGACAAGACTGTCGAGTTCTACCGTGCGACGTACGGCTTCGAGGTCTTCCACTCCGAGGTCAACGAGGAGCAGGGCGTACGAGAGGCCATGCTCAAGATCAACGAGACGTCCGACGGCGGCGCCTCCTACCTCCAACTGCTCGAACCCACCCGCGAGGACTCCACCGTCGCGAAGTGGCTGGCCAAGAACGGTGAGGGAGTTCACCACATCGCCTTCGGCACGGCGGACGTCGACGCCGACGCCGCCGACATCAAGGACAAGGGCGTACGCGTGCTCTACGACGAGCCCCGGATCGGGTCCATGGGGTCCCGGATCACCTTCCTTCATCCAAAGGATTGCCATGGTGTCCTGACAGAACTGGTCACTTCGGCCACTGTTGAGTCACCTGAGCACTGA
- the scy gene encoding polarized growth protein Scy, which translates to MRGYERQEREPAADVDHLSRFEAEMERLKTEREKAVQHAEDLGYQVEVLRAKLHEARRSLATRPAYDGGDIGYQAEQLLRNAQIQADQLRADAERELSQARAQTQRILQEHAEQAARLQAELHQEAVSRRQQLDQELAERRQTVESHVNENVAWAEQLRARSESQARRLLEESRAEADQSLAAARTEAERVAAEARQRLTADAESARAEAEALLRRARTDAERLLNAASTQAQEATDHAEQLRSSTATESDTARRQATELSRAAEQRMTEAEGALREARSAADKVVAEAKEAAAKALASAESANEQRTRTAKEQVARLVTEANQEAETTKADAEQLVADARTKAEKIVAEAEENARSLTAEETASQLAKAARTAEDVLNKASEEAKSTTKAATEEAERIRTEAEAEADRLRAEAHDIAEQLKGTAKDDTKEYRAKTVELQEEARRLRGEAEQLRADAVAEGERIRAEARREAVQQIEEAAKTAEELLAKAKADADELRQTATTDSEKVRTEAIERATTLRRQAEETLERTRAEAERHRAEAVEQSEAINAEAERAAEQLREDTERAIAARQAEAADELTRRHTETEERLAAAEEALTDARAEAERIRREAAAEAERLRSEAAERIRALQAQAEAEADRLRNEAAADASASRAEGETIAVRLRSEAAAEAERLKSEAQDSADRVRAEAQAAAERLATEGAETLAAAQEEAVRRRREAEELLGSARQEADQERERAREQSEELLASARTRVEEAQAEAVRVVEEADRRATEMVSNAEQTAQQVRDSVAGLHEQAQEEITGLRSAAEHVADRTRTEAQEEADRVRADAYAERERASEDAARIRREAAEETDAAKSLAERTVSEAIAESERLRSDAAAHAQRVRTDASDAIANAEQDASRTRADAREDANRIRSDAATQADTLITEASSEAERLAHDTATEAERVRAESVAKAEQLISDATGDAERLRAEAAETVGSAQQHAERMRSEAERVKAEAAAEAERLTSSAREEAEHTLDEARQEANKRRSEAAEQVDTLISETASEADKLLSEAQQSAQKTTAEAESQADTMVGAARNEAERVVSEATVEGNSLVERARTDADELLVGARRDATAIRERAEELRDRITTEIEELHERARRESAETMKNAGDRCDALIKAAEDQLAEAEAKAKDLISEASSEASKVRIAAVRKAEGLLKEAEQKKSSLVTEAEQIRSEAIREAKAAVEEGKRDLEVLVRRREDINAEISRVQDVLEALESFEAPSGNKDGGVKAGAAVGAPRSSGKSSEG; encoded by the coding sequence GTGCGGGGCTACGAACGCCAGGAGCGAGAGCCGGCGGCTGACGTCGACCACCTCTCTCGGTTCGAGGCCGAGATGGAGCGGCTGAAGACCGAGCGGGAGAAGGCCGTCCAGCACGCCGAGGACCTCGGCTATCAAGTCGAGGTGCTGCGCGCCAAGCTGCATGAGGCGCGGCGCAGTCTGGCGACCCGTCCTGCCTATGACGGCGGCGACATCGGTTACCAGGCCGAGCAGCTGCTGCGTAACGCGCAGATCCAGGCCGACCAGCTGCGCGCGGACGCCGAGCGCGAGCTGAGCCAGGCCCGCGCGCAGACGCAGCGCATCCTTCAGGAGCACGCCGAGCAGGCGGCCCGGCTCCAGGCGGAGCTGCACCAGGAGGCGGTCTCCCGGCGCCAGCAGCTCGACCAGGAGCTGGCGGAGCGCCGCCAGACCGTCGAGTCGCACGTCAACGAGAACGTGGCGTGGGCGGAGCAGCTGCGCGCCCGCAGCGAGTCGCAGGCCCGCCGGCTGCTGGAGGAGTCGCGCGCCGAGGCCGACCAGTCGCTGGCCGCGGCCCGCACGGAGGCCGAGCGGGTCGCCGCCGAGGCCCGTCAGCGGCTCACCGCCGACGCCGAGTCGGCCCGCGCGGAGGCCGAGGCACTGCTGCGCCGCGCCCGCACCGACGCCGAGCGGCTGCTGAACGCCGCGTCCACGCAGGCCCAGGAGGCCACCGACCACGCCGAGCAGCTGCGCAGCTCCACGGCGACCGAGTCGGACACCGCCCGCCGCCAGGCCACCGAGCTGAGCCGGGCCGCCGAGCAGCGCATGACCGAGGCCGAAGGGGCGCTGCGCGAGGCGCGGTCCGCGGCGGACAAGGTCGTCGCGGAGGCGAAGGAGGCCGCGGCCAAGGCCCTGGCGAGCGCGGAGTCGGCGAACGAGCAGCGCACGCGTACGGCGAAGGAGCAGGTCGCCCGGCTGGTCACCGAGGCCAATCAGGAGGCCGAGACCACCAAGGCCGACGCCGAGCAGCTCGTCGCGGACGCCCGCACCAAGGCCGAGAAGATCGTCGCCGAGGCCGAGGAGAACGCCCGCAGCCTCACCGCCGAGGAGACCGCCTCCCAGCTCGCCAAGGCGGCCCGTACCGCCGAGGACGTGCTGAACAAGGCGTCCGAGGAAGCGAAGAGCACCACCAAGGCCGCCACCGAGGAGGCCGAGCGGATCCGCACCGAGGCGGAGGCCGAGGCGGACCGGCTGCGCGCCGAGGCGCACGACATCGCCGAGCAGCTCAAGGGCACGGCGAAGGACGACACCAAGGAGTACCGGGCCAAGACTGTCGAGCTGCAGGAGGAGGCGCGCCGCTTGCGCGGCGAGGCCGAGCAGCTGCGCGCCGACGCGGTCGCGGAGGGCGAGCGCATCCGCGCCGAGGCCCGGCGCGAGGCCGTCCAGCAGATCGAGGAGGCGGCCAAGACCGCCGAGGAGCTGCTCGCCAAGGCGAAGGCCGACGCGGACGAGCTGCGCCAGACCGCCACGACGGACAGCGAGAAGGTCCGCACCGAGGCCATCGAGCGCGCGACGACGCTGCGCCGGCAGGCCGAGGAGACCCTGGAACGCACCCGCGCCGAGGCCGAGCGGCATCGCGCGGAGGCGGTCGAGCAGTCCGAGGCGATCAACGCGGAGGCCGAGCGGGCCGCCGAGCAGCTGCGCGAGGACACCGAGCGCGCCATAGCGGCTCGCCAGGCCGAGGCCGCCGACGAGCTGACCCGTCGGCACACGGAGACCGAGGAGCGCCTCGCCGCCGCCGAGGAGGCACTGACCGACGCGCGTGCGGAGGCCGAGCGCATCCGGCGCGAGGCCGCCGCGGAGGCGGAGCGGCTGCGTTCGGAGGCCGCCGAGCGGATCCGTGCGCTCCAGGCACAGGCCGAGGCCGAGGCCGACCGGCTGCGCAACGAAGCCGCGGCGGACGCCTCCGCGTCCCGGGCCGAGGGCGAGACCATCGCCGTACGGCTGCGTTCGGAGGCGGCGGCGGAGGCCGAGCGGCTGAAGTCGGAGGCCCAGGACAGCGCCGACCGGGTGCGGGCGGAGGCGCAGGCCGCGGCCGAACGCCTGGCGACCGAGGGCGCCGAGACGCTGGCCGCCGCGCAGGAGGAGGCCGTCCGGCGCCGCCGCGAGGCCGAGGAACTTCTCGGCTCCGCACGCCAGGAGGCCGACCAGGAGCGCGAGCGGGCCCGCGAGCAGAGCGAGGAGCTGCTGGCTTCCGCGCGCACCCGTGTCGAGGAGGCCCAGGCCGAGGCCGTACGCGTGGTCGAGGAGGCCGACAGGCGCGCGACCGAGATGGTCTCCAACGCCGAGCAGACCGCGCAGCAGGTGCGCGACTCCGTGGCGGGGCTGCACGAGCAGGCTCAGGAGGAGATCACCGGCCTGCGCAGCGCCGCCGAGCATGTGGCGGACCGTACGCGGACCGAGGCGCAGGAGGAGGCGGACCGGGTCCGCGCCGACGCCTACGCGGAGCGGGAGCGGGCGTCCGAGGACGCGGCGCGCATCCGGCGGGAGGCGGCCGAGGAGACGGACGCCGCCAAGTCGCTGGCGGAGCGCACGGTTTCGGAGGCGATCGCCGAGTCCGAGCGGCTGCGCTCGGACGCCGCCGCGCACGCCCAGCGGGTCCGCACCGACGCGTCGGACGCCATCGCGAACGCCGAGCAGGACGCCTCACGCACCCGTGCGGACGCCCGGGAGGACGCGAACCGGATCCGTTCGGACGCGGCCACGCAGGCGGACACCCTCATCACCGAGGCCTCGTCGGAGGCCGAGCGGCTCGCCCATGACACCGCCACCGAGGCCGAGCGCGTACGGGCCGAATCCGTGGCCAAGGCCGAGCAGCTCATCTCGGACGCGACGGGCGACGCGGAGCGGCTGCGTGCCGAGGCCGCCGAGACGGTCGGTTCCGCGCAGCAGCACGCCGAGCGGATGCGCAGCGAGGCGGAGCGCGTCAAGGCCGAGGCGGCCGCGGAGGCCGAGCGGCTCACGTCGTCGGCGCGCGAGGAGGCCGAGCACACGCTGGACGAGGCGCGCCAGGAGGCCAACAAGCGGCGTTCCGAGGCGGCCGAGCAGGTCGACACGCTCATCTCGGAGACCGCGTCGGAGGCCGACAAGCTGCTCTCCGAGGCGCAGCAGAGCGCGCAGAAGACGACGGCCGAGGCCGAGTCGCAGGCCGACACGATGGTCGGCGCGGCACGCAACGAGGCCGAGCGGGTCGTCTCCGAGGCGACCGTGGAGGGCAACTCCCTGGTGGAGCGGGCCCGTACGGACGCGGACGAGCTGCTGGTCGGCGCGCGCCGGGACGCGACGGCGATCAGGGAACGCGCGGAGGAACTGCGCGACCGCATCACCACGGAGATCGAGGAGCTGCACGAGCGGGCCCGCCGCGAGTCGGCCGAGACGATGAAGAACGCGGGCGACCGGTGCGACGCGCTCATCAAGGCGGCCGAGGACCAGCTCGCCGAGGCCGAGGCGAAGGCGAAGGACCTGATCTCGGAGGCCAGTTCCGAGGCGAGCAAGGTGCGTATCGCCGCCGTCAGGAAGGCCGAGGGTCTCCTCAAGGAGGCCGAGCAGAAGAAGTCCTCGCTGGTCACCGAGGCCGAGCAGATCAGGTCCGAGGCGATCCGCGAAGCGAAGGCGGCCGTCGAGGAGGGCAAGCGGGACCTGGAGGTCCTGGTGCGCCGCCGCGAGGACATCAACGCCGAGATTTCCCGTGTCCAGGACGTCCTGGAGGCGTTGGAGTCCTTTGAGGCCCCGTCCGGAAACAAGGACGGTGGAGTCAAGGCGGGCGCTGCCGTCGGCGCACCACGTTCGAGTGGCAAGTCGTCAGAGGGCTAG
- a CDS encoding cellulose-binding protein, which yields MSDTSPYGFELVRRGYDRAQVDERISKLVSDRDSALARITALEKRIEELHLETQNAQAQVSDAEPSYAGLGARVEKILRLAEEEAKDLREEARRASEQHRELAESAAQQVRNDAESFAADRKSKAEDEGVRIVEKAKSDASQLRQDAQKDAQSKREEADALFEETRAKAAQAAADFETNLAKRREQSERDLASRQAKAEKRLAEIEHRAEQLRLEAEKLRTDAERRARQTVETAQRQAEDIVADANAKADRIRSESERELAALTNRRDSINAQLTNVREMLATLTGAAVAAASTPAEDEPISRGVPAQQSR from the coding sequence ATGAGCGACACTTCCCCCTACGGCTTCGAGCTTGTGCGGCGTGGGTACGACCGCGCTCAGGTGGACGAACGCATTTCGAAGCTCGTCTCCGACCGTGACAGCGCTCTGGCCCGTATCACTGCTCTGGAAAAGCGCATCGAGGAGCTCCACCTCGAAACGCAGAACGCCCAGGCCCAGGTAAGCGACGCAGAGCCGTCGTACGCGGGTCTCGGCGCGCGCGTCGAGAAGATCCTCCGCCTCGCCGAGGAGGAGGCGAAGGACCTGCGCGAGGAGGCCCGTCGCGCTTCCGAGCAGCACCGTGAGCTCGCCGAGTCGGCGGCCCAGCAGGTGCGCAACGACGCAGAATCGTTCGCTGCGGACCGCAAGTCCAAGGCGGAGGACGAGGGCGTCCGGATCGTCGAGAAGGCCAAGAGCGACGCTTCGCAGCTGCGCCAGGATGCGCAGAAGGACGCGCAGTCCAAGCGCGAGGAGGCGGACGCCCTCTTCGAGGAGACCCGCGCCAAGGCCGCGCAGGCCGCCGCCGACTTCGAGACGAACCTCGCCAAGCGCCGCGAGCAGTCGGAGCGCGACCTCGCGTCCCGCCAGGCCAAGGCCGAGAAGCGTCTCGCGGAGATCGAGCACCGCGCGGAGCAGCTCCGCCTGGAGGCCGAGAAGCTGCGCACGGACGCCGAGCGCCGCGCCCGCCAGACGGTCGAGACGGCTCAGCGCCAGGCCGAGGACATCGTGGCCGACGCGAACGCCAAGGCCGACCGCATCCGCTCGGAATCCGAGCGCGAGCTCGCGGCCCTCACCAACCGCCGCGACTCGATCAACGCCCAGCTCACGAACGTCCGCGAGATGCTCGCGACGCTCACGGGCGCCGCGGTGGCCGCCGCCAGCACGCCGGCCGAGGACGAGCCGATCTCGCGTGGGGTTCCGGCGCAGCAGTCCCGGTAG
- a CDS encoding ABC transporter ATP-binding protein, producing the protein MIELSGLTKRYGEKVAVNNLTFTVRPGIVTGFLGPNGAGKSTTMRMMLGLDRPTAGDVQIDGKHYDHLRDPLKYIGALLDAKAMHGGRSAFNHLLCLAQSNGIPKARVHEVLDTVGLTPVARKKAKGFSLGMGQRLGIAGALLGDPRILMFDEPVNGLDPEGIHWIRNLMKSLAAQGRTVFVSSHLMSEMALTADHLVVIGQGRLLADTSMADFIEQNSRSYVRIRSPQRERLLDVLHGAGITVVETGSALLEVDGGKPEHIGELAAQHQIVLHELSPQQASLEEAFMQLTAESVEYHAHTDAPLPQSPRPQTAPPAPHWGDDWKRD; encoded by the coding sequence ATGATCGAGCTCTCGGGGCTGACCAAGCGGTACGGCGAGAAGGTGGCGGTCAACAACCTCACCTTCACCGTCAGACCGGGCATCGTCACGGGCTTCCTCGGCCCCAACGGCGCCGGGAAGTCCACGACGATGCGGATGATGCTCGGCCTCGACCGCCCCACCGCGGGCGACGTACAGATCGACGGCAAGCACTACGACCACCTCAGGGACCCGCTGAAGTACATCGGCGCCCTCCTCGACGCCAAGGCCATGCACGGCGGACGCAGCGCCTTCAACCACCTCCTCTGCCTCGCGCAGAGCAACGGCATCCCGAAGGCACGGGTGCACGAGGTCCTGGACACCGTCGGCCTGACCCCGGTCGCCAGGAAGAAGGCCAAGGGCTTCTCGCTCGGTATGGGCCAGCGGCTCGGTATCGCGGGCGCGCTGCTCGGCGACCCGCGGATCCTGATGTTCGACGAGCCGGTCAACGGGCTCGACCCCGAGGGCATCCACTGGATCCGCAACCTGATGAAGTCCCTCGCGGCGCAAGGGCGCACGGTGTTCGTCTCGTCCCACCTCATGAGCGAGATGGCGCTGACCGCCGACCACCTCGTCGTCATCGGCCAGGGCAGGCTCCTCGCCGACACCTCCATGGCCGACTTCATCGAGCAGAACTCGCGCAGTTACGTCCGTATCCGCTCCCCCCAGCGCGAGCGGCTCCTCGACGTGCTGCACGGCGCGGGCATCACGGTCGTCGAGACGGGCAGCGCTCTGCTCGAAGTCGACGGCGGCAAGCCGGAGCACATCGGTGAGCTGGCCGCGCAGCACCAGATCGTGCTGCACGAGCTGAGTCCCCAGCAGGCCTCCCTGGAGGAGGCGTTCATGCAGCTGACCGCGGAGTCGGTGGAGTACCACGCGCACACGGACGCACCGCTTCCGCAGAGCCCGCGTCCGCAGACCGCGCCGCCGGCCCCGCACTGGGGCGACGACTGGAAGAGGGACTGA
- a CDS encoding ABC transporter permease gives MAATQVLKSEWTKIRSVSSTVWTLSLAAVVTIALGILISLLSRNEWDKLSAGDKLSFDPTFISFAGMSLGQLAMIVFGVLVVGNEYSTGMIRTSLAAVPQRGTFLFSKIAVAAGLALVVGMITSFIAFSLGQAMLGTHKASIGDPGVLRAVIGGGLYMTLIAVFSMGVAAMLRSPMLSLGILMPFFFLISNILGAVSATKKIGRYLPDQAGSKIMRVVTPINDDTPYGPWGGLAIMVLWVALALLGGYALLKRRDA, from the coding sequence ATGGCGGCCACCCAGGTCCTCAAGTCCGAGTGGACCAAGATCCGCTCCGTCTCGTCCACTGTGTGGACACTCAGTCTCGCCGCGGTGGTCACCATCGCTCTTGGCATCCTCATCTCGCTGCTGTCCAGGAACGAGTGGGACAAGCTGAGCGCGGGGGACAAACTCTCCTTCGACCCGACGTTCATCAGCTTCGCGGGGATGAGCCTCGGCCAGCTCGCGATGATCGTGTTCGGGGTGCTCGTCGTGGGCAACGAGTACAGCACCGGCATGATCCGCACTTCGCTCGCCGCGGTCCCCCAGCGCGGCACGTTCCTCTTCAGCAAGATCGCGGTCGCGGCCGGCCTCGCCCTCGTCGTCGGCATGATCACCAGCTTCATCGCCTTCTCCCTGGGCCAGGCCATGCTCGGCACGCACAAGGCGTCGATCGGCGACCCCGGTGTGCTGCGCGCGGTGATCGGCGGCGGGCTCTATATGACGCTGATCGCCGTCTTCTCGATGGGCGTCGCGGCGATGCTGCGCAGTCCGATGCTCTCGCTCGGCATCCTGATGCCGTTCTTCTTCCTGATCTCCAACATCCTGGGCGCCGTCTCCGCGACCAAGAAGATCGGCCGCTATCTGCCCGACCAGGCCGGCAGCAAGATCATGCGGGTCGTGACCCCAATCAACGACGACACTCCGTACGGCCCCTGGGGCGGCCTCGCGATCATGGTGCTGTGGGTGGCTCTGGCGCTCCTCGGGGGCTACGCGCTGCTCAAGAGGCGGGACGCCTGA
- a CDS encoding ABC transporter ATP-binding protein, protein MIEAVGLTKRYGAKTAVYNLSFQVRPGAVTGFLGPNGSGKSTTMRMILGLDNPSSGQVTIGGFPYRKLPNAPRQVGALLDAKAVHGGRHARNHLLCLAQLSGIPARRVDEVLGVVGLQDVARKRSKGFSLGMGQRLGIAAALLGDPQVLLFDEPVNGLDPEGILWVRNLMKSLAAEGRTVFVSSHLMSEMALTADHLIVIGRGQLLADMTIKDFISHNSADFARVRTPETEPQQREKLTAALTEAGGQVLPEQDGALRVMGLPLPRISDLAHSADVRLWELSPHQASLEEAYMRMTQGAVDYRSTIDQKAGLQQELPPGAMPPQQMPVAGQGQPGWYAPPPPQQGGQPFAMPQGQPGPYGAPAAPGAGQPGLYGAPAAPVASGAADVNPYAQAAPQAPAQPPAAPAAAPAAAPDLTKPEDAR, encoded by the coding sequence ATGATCGAGGCAGTCGGCCTGACGAAGCGCTACGGCGCCAAGACGGCCGTGTACAACCTTTCCTTCCAGGTGCGGCCCGGCGCCGTCACCGGCTTCCTCGGGCCCAACGGCTCGGGCAAGTCGACGACGATGCGCATGATCCTCGGCCTGGACAACCCCAGCTCGGGGCAGGTGACGATCGGCGGCTTCCCGTACCGCAAGCTGCCGAACGCGCCCCGCCAGGTCGGCGCGCTCCTCGACGCCAAGGCCGTGCACGGTGGCCGGCATGCCCGCAACCACCTGCTGTGCCTGGCCCAGCTGTCGGGTATCCCGGCCCGCCGGGTGGACGAGGTGCTCGGCGTCGTCGGGCTCCAGGACGTGGCCAGGAAGCGCTCCAAGGGCTTCTCGCTCGGCATGGGCCAGCGGCTCGGCATCGCCGCCGCGCTCCTCGGCGACCCCCAGGTGCTGCTCTTCGACGAGCCGGTCAACGGCCTCGACCCCGAGGGCATCCTCTGGGTGCGCAACCTGATGAAGTCCCTCGCGGCGGAGGGCCGTACGGTCTTCGTCTCCTCGCACCTGATGAGCGAGATGGCGCTGACCGCCGACCATCTGATCGTGATCGGCCGCGGCCAGCTGCTCGCCGACATGACCATCAAGGACTTCATCTCGCACAACTCGGCCGACTTCGCCCGGGTCCGCACCCCGGAGACCGAGCCGCAGCAGCGCGAGAAGCTCACGGCCGCGCTGACCGAGGCGGGCGGCCAGGTGCTGCCCGAGCAGGACGGCGCCCTTCGTGTGATGGGGCTGCCGCTGCCCCGTATCAGCGACCTCGCGCACTCCGCCGATGTACGCCTGTGGGAGCTGTCGCCGCACCAGGCCTCGCTGGAGGAGGCGTACATGCGGATGACGCAGGGCGCCGTCGACTACCGCTCGACCATCGACCAGAAGGCCGGGCTCCAGCAGGAGCTGCCGCCGGGCGCCATGCCGCCCCAGCAGATGCCGGTGGCGGGTCAGGGCCAGCCGGGCTGGTACGCCCCGCCGCCGCCCCAGCAGGGCGGGCAGCCGTTCGCGATGCCGCAGGGACAGCCGGGCCCGTACGGCGCCCCCGCCGCCCCCGGTGCGGGCCAGCCGGGTCTCTACGGCGCTCCGGCCGCCCCCGTGGCTTCCGGTGCCGCGGACGTCAACCCGTACGCCCAGGCCGCGCCCCAGGCCCCCGCACAGCCGCCCGCGGCACCCGCCGCCGCGCCTGCCGCCGCCCCCGACCTGACCAAGCCCGAGGACGCCCGATGA